The nucleotide sequence AGTGTCGTTGCTGTGCTTTCACGATCTTCTTCGTTGTACCGGCTGTGCCGACATATTCGGCGAGTTCTCTACCGCGCCGCCACGTCGTAGGAAGATAGACGCGTTATCTCAAGTTATCGCGTGATTTTGGAAACCATGCTTGTACTATTGAATCATCACTCAAgcttaaagattttttttactgCGCTACTATTAAACACACAATTCTGTATGAGACTTAATGTTAGGTGGTAAAAACATAGGCCTGCAAAGATGACAATGTTAAAATGGATAAGTGGTTCCACAAGGCATGATTAGAATTTAAATCATTAGAGAAAAAGTAAGGGTAGCTCCCATTGTAGAGGAGATGGTGAGTCTCATCTTAAGTGATTTGAGCACGTGTTACGAAAACATGTAAAAACCTTGGTATGTAATTGGCATGGATGGTTGGCTAGATGGATGATAGTATGATATTCCATTAGTCAGAGGTAGAGACGGACCAAAGAATATTATGCCAAACCATTGAGAGATTTAGAGGTAAATGATCTATCTCAAACTTAATTGACAAGTCTCTTGATCCATGTATCAGCTCCAAAAAGGGTTGGATGCTGTTATTGTTGTAGTGGATTTTAgtttatgataatgtaatcaaatcctaaattttgaaattcttctCTTTTCTAGTTAAGCTTTAGTAGGTAAATTTTTGTTCCCAAGAAATCATATGacttcaaatttattttgctTTACAGATTATAGatatacatttatttttgttgcaaTTTCTATTGATAACATACTTTGTTCTGTCTCTACTGTTTTATAAAGGAGGTGATGAACCTGCCTGAGTTGGCTGTCGAAGCTTTGGCCTTAACTATTCGCCATTTGAAGGGATTCGGTTTTGAAAGAATTCTGTGCTCAGGTGCTTTAAGGCCCTTCGTAAGCAATACAGAAATGACTCTCTCAGCTAATACACTTCAACAACTGGAGGTAATTATAAGCTGCACTTTTGTTTCTTGACAGTGGTTAGTAAAGGCAAAgcatacttaaaaaaaataaaaattaaagagaagCATACTATACACCTCCATGCTggatgtgtaattttttttttttgtcgtctGAAAGTGTGAAAGTTGTAACTATCACATGTGTAGTGGATGGAAATGGTTCACACGATCATTTTGTGATGAAATAAACTGCAAAGAGTTTTATCTAAAGATTATCAGAAAGGCGGTCATAACCAAGATAAGCTTAAATATCCTGTGAATTTACTCAGTGTGACAAGAGTCTCCACTAATTACTAAACTTGTTAACATGACTTGGACCAACGTATTCATTTTGACATTGTCGTGGAACATGGATAAATTTCACTACTGATCAATCTAATCATACATTTAAACTCCCTTTCCTTTTCTGGTTTAGGTATTAGTTCTTGTAGATtcatataaaacaattaaagTATAGTAAATAAATATCGTGAGTTCTTGTTGATCAATCTAATCATACATTTAAACTGCCCTTTCCTTTTCTGGTTTAGGTATTAGTTCTTGTAGATtcatataaaacaattaaagTATAGTAAATAAATATCGTGATTTCTTGTTGGCTGGTGAATGCAGCATGTATAAATCTCCCCCTTTTTTTCCTGGTTCAGGTATTAGTTCTTATAGATTCATATGAAAGTAGTTATAGTTTATAAATACAGCATGTTGGCTTCTTGCTGACCCGTGACAACAACATACATAGCTCTATTCTTTTACATGGGTCACAAGATcattatatgctattttatttttttataacctattataatatttatttgatccatGTTCTTGTTTGTATACactattattaatttgtttttcctcATACCAAATTGTTTAGCATATTCTTGCAGCTAACGAATATTTCCTATGTTTTCAGGTTTTACAAAATAACAGTGATGGATCTGCGAGTGGTTCCTTGCTGCAAGTTATGAATCACACTCTTACTATATTCGGTTCCAGGCTTCTTAAGCATTGGGTATGGGATGCTTCCATTCCTGATATACCATCACTGAATGTTAAATTCTTGATTATCTTCCCTAAACCAGCCGAAAAAGTTCTctgtttaattgtttttcatGTGCATGATACAGGTATCACACCCATTGTGTGATCAAACCTTGATTGCTGCTCGTCTTAATGCTGTATCTGAAATCGCAGAGTCCATGGGAACCTGTAATGGTATGAAGAATCTTGGACGCTTTGAGGAAGATTCTGATGTAGCAATTGTGCAGCCTGAGTTAGCACACATACTTTCATTGGTTTTGACATCCCTGGGCCGGGCACCTGATATACAGCGTGGGATTACAAGAATTTTCCATCGCACTGCTACCCCATCTGAGGTGATGAATAGCTTTTTATTGGATGTTAATGTATTTCACTATATTATGTAActtaaattatttaatcaatGTTCCTATCTAGTGATATCTGTTCACATTTCACTATAGAGTTTCAATGCAGTGTGAAGCATTGGTTAAGAGTATTGCTATTTCTGAATAGTTATAGTCATTCAGATTCTTGATATATCATATTTGATTGGTATAATTCCACTTAGATATTTTTGAATTGACCATGAAGCTTCTAGCTATTGATTGTTTCAATCATGCTGTCTTTTCACAGTTTATTGCCATTATTCAAGCTATTTTATCTGCTGGAAAACGGCTTCAGCAACTTAACATAGGAGAGGgtgataataataacaataataaattgcGCTCTGATTTGTTAAAGAAGTTAATTTCAACTGCGTCCTCTACAAGTGTTATTGGTAATGCTGCAAAAATGCTGTCATCTTTAAATGAAGACTCTGCTTACCAAGGAGATTGGACTAATATGATCATTGCAACTGAGGAGCAATTTCCAGAGGTTTGTCTGTGTATCCTGTGTGAAAAAATTACACTTTATAATTGGCTTCCTTTTGGGCTTCATTTTATTCTCCGTTTTATTTCTGATCtatgttgaaaataatattactaTGAATAGGTAATTACAGCTCGAAAGGCTTTTCAGATGGCAGTGGAACACTTAGATTCATTGATTGACTTGTACCGCAAACGGCTCGGAATGCGGAAATTGGAATATATGTCTGTTTCTGGTGTAACCCACTTGATAGAGGTAGTTTGGCCGAGACACCTAAGTTTTTCAATATTTAGACATTATAGATGCTGGAAAGATGTTTACAAATGGCCTTCTACTATTCCAGTTCTTTTTGCATTGCTGCTCTTATTTTAGTTGTTGCCTTATCGGCATTTTTTACTTTCCTATTTGATCTGAAACATCTGCTCAGATTGCATGTATGCtgtatgatattttttaatgctCCAAATGTGTGCAAATTATAAATTGAAGGATTAGTTTTAAGGGAAATTATGGTCATACTTATCTTTCCCATGCCCCACCTTTACCCCTCAAAAAAGGGGAATAAGGATGAATGGTAAATGTTTATTGTCTGTTGTCAATATCCGTCTGGTTCTTGATTGTTTGACTGCTTCTAAATATTAAGTTACTACCAAGTGTCtcaattttgttttccttttgaCAGTGAACTCAAAATAAATTCCAATTATTTGTTTCTTCTTGTTCACCAGTCAGGAACTCTAATTTAACAATTGAGTTAAAACGCATGCTACATTGAATTAATGGTTGGTTGCGAATAAGTTATAATTGTTATTCATTTTGGCTGCAGTTATCAACTGATGTAAAAGTGCCTTTAAATTGGGTTAAAGTAAATAGCACAAAGAAAACAATTCGGTATCACCCTCCTGAAGTAGTGACAGCATTGGATGAGTTATCATTAGCGAAAGAGAAGCTTACTGTTGCCTGCCGAGCTGCATGGGATAGCTTTCTGAGGGACTTCAGTAAACACTATGCTGAGTTCCAAGCTTCTGTTCAAGCACTAGCTTCTCTAGATTGCCTGCACTCACTTGCCATTCTTTCAAGAAATAAGGTTTATTCTTGAAGGATTTTTAAGTGTCTCCAAATTATTTGTCGCATTTCGTAACATAGTTTTCTGTGACAGGGTTATGTCCGCCCTGTTTTTGTAGATGATCATGAGCCTGTTCAGATGCAAATTTGTTCTGGTAGACATCCAGTATGTATTTAATGGTTTGAAATTTTGTATGTATTGACTTCGACTGAGTTGATTCAATTTTCTCACTGATTGGTAACAAAAGGCTCATTATCGTAAGTCATTTCTCACCAGGTTTTGGAGTCTATCTTACAAAATAATTTTGTCCCAAATGATACAAGCATGCACGCCGATAGAGAGTACTGTCAGATTGTCACTGGACCCAATATGGGGGGAAAAAGTTGCTATGTTCGCCAAGCATCTCTGATCGCTCTCATGGCTCAGGTAGGATCAATGCACTGTCTGCTACATTTATGCTTAGTCTGAAGGGAAATTATTTTTTCTGGGAAAGGTTTCTTATGCTTCAAATGTCTTGAAATTGAGTTagatttttcttccaaattatTTACCATACTAAATTATCGAACTATTTCCACCTCCATAATATTTAACTGACCGGTTTTATTTGACAACTGTGTCCCTTACGGCTGTTGCTTTATTGAAACATTCCCCAATCTTTCTAGGTTGGTTCCTTTGTACCAGCATCATCAGCAAAACTGCATGTACTGGACGGAATTTACACCCGGATGGGCGCTTCTGACAGTATTCAGCAAGGGAGAAGCACCTTCCTAGAAGAATTGAGCGAGACTTCACACATACTTCATAGATGTACAGGACGTTCGCTGGTTATACTTGATGAGCTTGGGAGAGGTACAAGTACGCATGATGGCATGGCAATTGCTTATGCGACATTACATTATCTTCTGAAGCAGAAGAAAAGTTTGGTCCTATTTGTCACTCATTATCCAAAGATTGCAAGCCTGGAAACTGAATTTCCAGGCTCTGTAGCAGCATATCACATGTCACATCTGACCTCACACGATGATGTGAGTAAAAACTCCAACGATCATGAAgacatcacttatttatataaactcGTACCTGGTGTTTCTGAGAGAAGTTTTGGTTTTAAGGTTGCCCAGCTTGCACAGGTAAATTGACATCATTATATATTACTTCCTCTGATTCATAAGAAGAGTCGTTTAAAGTTTTTTCACATAGCTTGAGAAAATTGATAAATGAATAACAATCTTACAAAATTAACCTTGTTTCCTATTGGTTATTAAATATTGTCATAAATTCATAGTGAAGTTAATGATTTGGAAGCGATGCACACGATACCAATTTTGGATcgaaattgaattaaaataattcatacTAACAATCTTCttccaaaaaatattacatttgagacaaatttctctatgaaaaAGACATTTATTTTGGGATGGAGGTAGTACTTTGCATTGCTCCTAAAGCAATTGGTTGATTTTGTCGGAGTTGATTTCTCTCCTAGAGCTACTTCATTCATTACAAACAAACATTATGGCAAAGAAGTTTGATGATTGTCTCGATATCTGGGTTTTACAACTGATGTCTCAACTCACTACTGATATAACTGTTCAATTTTCTAATATATTGAATCTCATTTAAGATTTATTGTAAACATCATGTTTTTCAGTTACCGTCGCATTGCATTAGCCGAGCTATTGTCATGGCTTCCAAATTAGAAGCACTAGTAAACAGCAGAATACATGGTAGATCAGGAAAAGAGTTGTTGGATGAACCTGTTATCCATCAAGAGCAAGAATTACACCACTGTCCTCATCAAGAATTTGGTAGAGCATATAAAGAATTCTATTCAAACTTAAAAGCTACAATATTAGATGATGATGACCATGCAAAAAGCTTTCAACTTTTAGAGAATGCAAGAAGCATTGCAAAGACATTAGTTAGCAGGTGAAGCACttttcccttttttcttttctttccttgtTCTTTAAAGAACCAACATTCTTCTCTAAGTTCCTATCTTACTAGTAATTACTTTCTTGCTCCCTTCATCATTACTAATATATCAGTCATTTTCCTATTATGGTGATACGCAATCTAAACCATCAACTCATTTTTTACTTGTGAGATACTATTATCTGCATAATATATTTGCCAACAAAATTATTGTCCTGGCTGCAGATGAGGGTATAATGaagcagtttttttttaaaaattatgttcTGCGCAATTGACAAGCTGGTTTGTTTGTTGATGCTGATAGCAGTTGCTTCAAAAATTTTGTCACAACTCTTGTGTTTTTGAAGAAGTCAAACTAGCCCACACCGAAATTGGCACTCATCACAACTTGTTGATTTTTCATGTGCTTTAACAGGTCAATTCGGTTTGTATAAGTGAGGTCAGATGCAGGGTTCATAAGGTCTCCTCTAGTGTGTATATTGTAGATAAAATTTTGATCAATATtcttatatattgttatagttGAGCCTTCCAGTTTTTGCCTCTTTACCTCCTCCCTTCTGCCTtctttatgctttttttttttttctttcttccaacGGAAATGAAATTAGTCCCGAAAAACTAAGCTCAAGAAAGCATTGCAATGGAATAACTGATAATGTGGCACCGCATTCGAGTCATTCACCCATCATGTTTTCCGGCCAACAGATTTTACTTAATCGGTTAGCTGAAATTTGCAAGTCCTTCACGAAAACATTTGTCGTGATATTTAGCACCATATGCTTCAAAACTGATTATATTTTACGCAATGCAAATGGATGTCCTAATTTGAGGCAACGAGGGTAAAAGTTTCCCAAGTATGACAGTATGGTGATCCGTACGTTTGGTAATAAACAAGAGTGACCGGAAGTTACactatcagttttttttttttaaagcaatacaatatcaaattatcaatcaatcttttttatttttattttttgctttataTTTCCTTTTAAGTGTGAAAAAGATCACGTTTTATTTGGGTTGGAAACGAAAGTGAGggggaaagaaagtaaaaggaaagaaagatgaCTATAAAGTGAGATATGTATtaagtgtaaaataatttactttATCAATTAATCATTTGGTTAAATTGTCTAActatgtatttaatttatatatgctTTATCGGCATACAATTTTTATATGCATCAATCATTTGGTTTGAGGTGAAAAGTTGTGTAATTCTTTCCCAAATGTCATGTCTAGTTACATTCCTTTGCAATTTTTTTCCATGATGTTTCGTcccaaaataaagaaaatatttctaCAAGCGGATTTTTCACGTTTAATTCCTTTTCGCGTCACTTTGTATGCTATGCTATACAAGAACGTGTCATGGGATCTGTAGAAATAAATGATTGTGAAAAAGGCCTTTGGAGTTTAACAGGATTTTATGGTTATCCAAACGGTAGTCGTAGGCGTGCGTCATGGGATCTGCTTTGTCATTTATCTAGTCAATCCATGCTACCGTGGTGCATTTTTGGTGATTTCAATGATATCATGGATGCAAGTGAAAAAAGGGGACGAAATATTCGCTCGAATTGGCTTATTAACGGCTTCAGGCAAGCTGTTTTAGATTTCGGTTTATCTGATGTTCCGATCGAAGGCTATCCGTTTACTTGGTTCAAAAGCCTTGGCACCCCACGTGCGGTTGAGGAACGTCTTGATCGAGCTTTAGCAACGACTgcttggtttgattttttttttcttccaaattcttcCCTTGTAAATTTGGCTGCCCCTGCCTCCGATCACTACCCCATCTTGCTGGACTGTGTTCCTACTGCTAGAGCTACCAGAACTCGCCGTAGTTTCAAGTTTGAGAACGCCTGGAAATTGGAACCGTGTTTTAATGATGTTGTGAAAGAGAGTTGGTCCGCATACAAAACTGATCCAATTTTGGAACGTCTTCACCGTTGTGGAGAGGACATGTTTCATTGGAGTCGCGCCAATGGTGGACGGTTT is from Medicago truncatula cultivar Jemalong A17 chromosome 1, MtrunA17r5.0-ANR, whole genome shotgun sequence and encodes:
- the LOC25485081 gene encoding DNA mismatch repair protein MSH3 isoform X1, which codes for MGKQKQQVLSRFFAPKPKTPSSTTDPPPPPPSSSPKITTTVNFSPSKRRLISQLTASPNKQPKLSSPIPSLHQRFLQKLLEPSNPTPQPPSSSKPVKFTPLEHQVVELKAKYPDVLLMIEVGYKYRFFGEDAENAARVLGIYAHMDHNFLTASIPTFRLNVHVRRLVSAGYKVGVVKQTETAAIKSHGLNRAGPFCRGLSGLYTKATLEAAHDMGGGEDGGGTVNNYLLCVVEKSILGEKKFNCGVEGGFDVRIGIVGVEISTGDVVYGEFDDNFLRSELEAVVVSLSPAELLLGDPLSKQTEKLLLAFAGPSSNARVERASRDCFTNGGAFAEVMTLYENTHADSPDSMQNNELAELGSQQMVVKEVMNLPELAVEALALTIRHLKGFGFERILCSGALRPFVSNTEMTLSANTLQQLEVLQNNSDGSASGSLLQVMNHTLTIFGSRLLKHWVSHPLCDQTLIAARLNAVSEIAESMGTCNGMKNLGRFEEDSDVAIVQPELAHILSLVLTSLGRAPDIQRGITRIFHRTATPSEFIAIIQAILSAGKRLQQLNIGEGDNNNNNKLRSDLLKKLISTASSTSVIGNAAKMLSSLNEDSAYQGDWTNMIIATEEQFPEVITARKAFQMAVEHLDSLIDLYRKRLGMRKLEYMSVSGVTHLIELSTDVKVPLNWVKVNSTKKTIRYHPPEVVTALDELSLAKEKLTVACRAAWDSFLRDFSKHYAEFQASVQALASLDCLHSLAILSRNKGYVRPVFVDDHEPVQMQICSGRHPVLESILQNNFVPNDTSMHADREYCQIVTGPNMGGKSCYVRQASLIALMAQVGSFVPASSAKLHVLDGIYTRMGASDSIQQGRSTFLEELSETSHILHRCTGRSLVILDELGRGTSTHDGMAIAYATLHYLLKQKKSLVLFVTHYPKIASLETEFPGSVAAYHMSHLTSHDDVSKNSNDHEDITYLYKLVPGVSERSFGFKVAQLAQLPSHCISRAIVMASKLEALVNSRIHGRSGKELLDEPVIHQEQELHHCPHQEFGRAYKEFYSNLKATILDDDDHAKSFQLLENARSIAKTLVSSCFKNFVTTLVFLKKSN
- the LOC25485081 gene encoding DNA mismatch repair protein MSH3 isoform X3, with the protein product MGKQKQQVLSRFFAPKPKTPSSTTDPPPPPPSSSPKITTTVNFSPSKRRLISQLTASPNKQPKLSSPIPSLHQRFLQKLLEPSNPTPQPPSSSKPVKFTPLEHQVVELKAKYPDVLLMIEVGYKYRFFGEDAENAARVLGIYAHMDHNFLTASIPTFRLNVHVRRLVSAGYKVGVVKQTETAAIKSHGLNRAGPFCRGLSGLYTKATLEAAHDMGGGEDGGGTVNNYLLCVVEKSILGEKKFNCGVEGGFDVRIGIVGVEISTGDVVYGEFDDNFLRSELEAVVVSLSPAELLLGDPLSKQTEKLLLAFAGPSSNARVERASRDCFTNGGAFAEVMTLYENTHADSPDSMQNNELAELGSQQMVVKEVMNLPELAVEALALTIRHLKGFGFERILCSGALRPFVSNTEMTLSANTLQQLEVLQNNSDGSASGSLLQVMNHTLTIFGSRLLKHWVSHPLCDQTLIAARLNAVSEIAESMGTCNGMKNLGRFEEDSDVAIVQPELAHILSLVLTSLGRAPDIQRGITRIFHRTATPSEFIAIIQAILSAGKRLQQLNIGEGDNNNNNKLRSDLLKKLISTASSTSVIGNAAKMLSSLNEDSAYQGDWTNMIIATEEQFPEVITARKAFQMAVEHLDSLIDLYRKRLGMRKLEYMSVSGVTHLIELSTDVKVPLNWVKVNSTKKTIRYHPPEVVTALDELSLAKEKLTVACRAAWDSFLRDFSKHYAEFQASVQALASLDCLHSLAILSRNKGYVRPVFVDDHEPVQMQICSGRHPVLESILQNNFVPNDTSMHADREYCQIVTGPNMGGKSCYVRQASLIALMAQVGSFVPASSAKLHVLDGIYTRMGASDSIQQGRSTFLEELSETSHILHRCTGRSLVILDELGRGTSTHDGMAIAYATLHYLLKQKKSLVLFVTHYPKIASLETEFPGSVAAYHMSHLTSHDDVSKNSNDHEDITYLYKLVPGVSERSFGFKVAQLAQLPSHCISRAIVMASKLEALVNSRIHGRSGKELLDEPVIHQEQELHHCPHQEFGRAYKEFYSNLKATILDDDDHAKSFQLLENARSIAKTLVSR
- the LOC25485081 gene encoding DNA mismatch repair protein MSH3 isoform X2, with translation MGKQKQQVLSRFFAPKPKTPSSTTDPPPPPPSSSPKITTTVNFSPSKRRLISQLTASPNKQPKLSSPIPSLHQRFLQKLLEPSNPTPQPPSSSKPVKFTPLEHQVVELKAKYPDVLLMIEVGYKYRFFGEDAENAARVLGIYAHMDHNFLTASIPTFRLNVHVRRLVSAGYKVGVVKQTETAAIKSHGLNRAGPFCRGLSGLYTKATLEAAHDMGGGEDGGGTVNNYLLCVVEKSILGEKKFNCGVEGGFDVRIGIVGVEISTGDVVYGEFDDNFLRSELEAVVVSLSPAELLLGDPLSKQTEKLLLAFAGPSSNARVERASRDCFTNGGAFAEVMTLYENTHADSPDSMQNNELAELGSQQMVVKEVMNLPELAVEALALTIRHLKGFGFERILCSGALRPFVSNTEMTLSANTLQQLEVLQNNSDGSASGSLLQVMNHTLTIFGSRLLKHWVSHPLCDQTLIAARLNAVSEIAESMGTCNGMKNLGRFEEDSDVAIVQPELAHILSLVLTSLGRAPDIQRGITRIFHRTATPSEFIAIIQAILSAGKRLQQLNIGEGDNNNNNKLRSDLLKKLISTASSTSVIGNAAKMLSSLNEDSAYQGDWTNMIIATEEQFPEVITARKAFQMAVEHLDSLIDLYRKRLGMRKLEYMSVSGVTHLIELSTDVKVPLNWVKVNSTKKTIRYHPPEVVTALDELSLAKEKLTVACRAAWDSFLRDFSKHYAEFQASVQALASLDCLHSLAILSRNKGYVRPVFVDDHEPVQMQICSGRHPVLESILQNNFVPNDTSMHADREYCQIVTGPNMGGKSCYVRQASLIALMAQVGSFVPASSAKLHVLDGIYTRMGASDSIQQGRSTFLEELSETSHILHRCTGRSLVILDELGRGTSTHDGMAIAYATLHYLLKQKKSLVLFVTHYPKIASLETEFPGSVAAYHMSHLTSHDDVSKNSNDHEDITYLYKLVPGVSERSFGFKVAQLAQLPSHCISRAIVMASKLEALVNSRIHGRSGKELLDEPVIHQEQELHHCPHQEFGRAYKEFYSNLKATILDDDDHAKSFQLLENARSIAKTLVSRSIRFV